One segment of Bacteroides caecimuris DNA contains the following:
- a CDS encoding LptF/LptG family permease: MLRIKKLDIFIVKSFLMLFIGTFFICLFIFMMQFLWRYVDELVGKGLEMSVMAQFFFYSALTLVPVSLPLAVLLASLITFGNFGERYELLAMKAAGISLLKIMRPLAFFVCGIVGVSFYFQNVVGPIAQAKLGTLILSMKQKSPELDIPEGVFYSEIKDYNLKVAKKNRKTGMLYDVLIYSMKDGFEKARIIYADSGRLEMTADKQHLWLHLYSGDLFENLKAQSMKSENVPYRREEFREKHTIIEFNSDFNMVDGEIMGKQSSAKDMAKLQSSIDSMTVVGDSIGRQYYKEVSEGTFRPSYGLTKEDTVKIEKADIHEYNVDSLYEVASLTQKQKVISSAVSRAENVASDLGFKKFTMENNDYSIRKHKTEWHKKITISLSCLLFFFIGAPLGGIIRKGGLGMPVIVSVLVFIIYYIIDNTGYKMARDGKWVVWMGMWTSSAVLAPLGIFLTYKSNKDSVVLNADAYINWFKKIVGIRSVRHIFKKEVIIHDPDYARLMGDLEQLSAECKTYATRKRLEKAPNYFKLWMASEDDNEVMAINEKLEALVEEMSNTKSATLIGALNNYPVISVSAHVRPFHIYWLNLAAGVIFPIGLFFYFRIWTFRVRLAKDMERIIKNNEQIQFIIQKINK; this comes from the coding sequence ATGCTACGCATAAAGAAATTAGATATATTCATCGTAAAGAGTTTTTTGATGCTCTTTATTGGTACATTCTTCATCTGTCTGTTCATATTCATGATGCAGTTCCTGTGGAGATATGTAGACGAATTGGTTGGAAAGGGGTTGGAGATGAGCGTAATGGCTCAATTCTTCTTTTATTCCGCGTTGACATTAGTGCCAGTATCGTTGCCATTGGCAGTGCTACTGGCTTCTTTGATTACTTTCGGTAACTTTGGTGAGCGTTATGAATTGCTCGCGATGAAAGCCGCAGGTATTTCTCTCCTTAAAATCATGCGTCCGCTTGCTTTCTTCGTTTGCGGGATTGTCGGCGTCTCATTCTATTTCCAAAATGTAGTAGGTCCTATCGCCCAGGCTAAACTGGGAACCCTGATCCTTTCGATGAAACAAAAATCTCCGGAGTTGGACATTCCGGAAGGAGTTTTCTATTCTGAAATCAAGGACTATAATTTAAAGGTAGCTAAGAAGAACCGGAAGACCGGTATGCTATATGATGTGCTGATTTATAGTATGAAAGATGGCTTTGAGAAAGCACGTATCATATATGCTGATTCCGGGCGTTTGGAGATGACCGCGGATAAACAGCACCTTTGGCTACATTTGTATAGCGGAGATTTATTCGAGAATCTGAAAGCCCAAAGTATGAAATCGGAGAATGTGCCTTATCGACGCGAGGAATTCAGGGAAAAACATACCATTATCGAGTTTAATTCCGATTTCAATATGGTTGATGGTGAGATTATGGGCAAGCAGTCCAGTGCTAAAGACATGGCGAAGTTGCAGAGTTCCATTGACTCGATGACGGTTGTGGGTGACAGTATCGGACGACAGTATTACAAGGAAGTGTCAGAAGGAACTTTCCGTCCTTCTTATGGATTGACAAAAGAAGATACGGTCAAAATAGAAAAGGCGGATATCCATGAATATAATGTAGATAGTCTTTACGAAGTAGCCTCTTTAACGCAGAAACAGAAGGTGATTTCTTCTGCTGTCAGTCGTGCGGAGAACGTGGCCAGCGATCTTGGGTTCAAGAAATTCACCATGGAGAACAATGATTATAGTATCCGAAAACATAAGACGGAATGGCATAAGAAGATAACGATTTCACTTTCTTGTCTGCTGTTCTTCTTCATCGGAGCTCCGTTGGGTGGTATTATCCGCAAAGGAGGTTTGGGAATGCCGGTCATCGTGTCAGTGTTGGTATTTATCATTTACTATATCATTGATAATACAGGATATAAAATGGCCCGCGACGGTAAGTGGGTTGTTTGGATGGGGATGTGGACAAGTAGCGCAGTCCTTGCCCCGTTAGGAATCTTCCTTACTTATAAATCGAATAAAGACTCTGTGGTGCTTAATGCAGATGCCTATATCAACTGGTTTAAAAAGATTGTGGGAATTCGTAGTGTGCGCCATATATTTAAGAAAGAAGTGATTATCCATGATCCTGATTACGCACGTCTGATGGGTGATTTGGAACAACTCTCGGCAGAGTGTAAAACGTATGCCACCAGGAAACGATTGGAAAAAGCACCGAATTACTTTAAGCTATGGATGGCGAGTGAGGATGATAACGAGGTGATGGCAATCAATGAAAAGCTGGAAGCGTTGGTTGAAGAAATGTCCAATACGAAATCTGCCACTTTGATCGGTGCATTAAACAATTATCCGGTTATCTCCGTTTCGGCTCACGTGCGCCCGTTTCATATATATTGGTTGAATCTGGCAGCCGGAGTCATTTTCCCTATCGGTTTGTTTTTCTATTTCCGCATTTGGACGTTCCGCGTTCGTCTGGCTAAGGACATGGAACGGATTATAAAGAACAATGAACAAATTCAATTCATCATACAGAAAATCAATAAATAA
- a CDS encoding START-like domain-containing protein: MKKEKIHLEYLLNATSKNILWSAISTPTGLEDWFADKVISDDKIVEFHWGKTELRKAEITAIRSFSFIRFRWLDDENERDYFEIKMTYNELTSDYVLEITDFAEPDEVDDMKELWESQVAKLRRTCGF, from the coding sequence ATGAAAAAGGAAAAGATTCATTTAGAGTATTTGCTGAATGCAACGTCTAAAAATATTCTTTGGTCAGCTATAAGTACACCGACTGGGTTGGAGGATTGGTTTGCCGACAAAGTTATTTCTGACGATAAAATAGTAGAGTTCCATTGGGGGAAGACAGAGCTGAGGAAAGCAGAGATTACAGCCATCCGCTCTTTCTCTTTTATCCGCTTCCGTTGGCTGGATGATGAAAACGAACGCGATTATTTTGAAATCAAGATGACTTATAATGAGCTGACTAGTGATTATGTGCTGGAAATAACTGATTTCGCAGAGCCGGACGAAGTGGATGATATGAAAGAATTGTGGGAGTCACAAGTAGCTAAATTAAGAAGAACTTGTGGTTTTTAG
- a CDS encoding RNA polymerase sigma-70 factor, whose amino-acid sequence MNEEKSSFIKGINEQHPTAYHQLYNEYYKALVLYAINFLSSQQAAEDIVQDLFATMWEKKMRFLSLPSFRTYLYNSIRNASLNYLKHQNVESLYLERLASTYREITEEEDTNEEEVYRLLFRAIDKLPTRCREIFLLHMDGKKNEEIATALGISIETVKTQKKRAIQSIKEQMGTCYFLLHLCDILYSSKFFS is encoded by the coding sequence ATGAACGAAGAGAAAAGTTCCTTTATAAAAGGCATAAATGAACAACACCCAACCGCTTATCATCAGCTTTATAATGAGTATTATAAAGCATTGGTGTTGTATGCCATCAACTTTCTCTCTTCCCAACAAGCTGCCGAAGATATCGTACAGGATCTTTTTGCAACTATGTGGGAAAAGAAAATGAGATTCTTATCATTACCTTCTTTCCGGACTTATCTTTATAATTCTATACGAAACGCCTCTCTTAATTATTTAAAACATCAGAATGTAGAATCTCTCTACCTTGAACGCTTGGCAAGCACTTATCGAGAAATCACAGAAGAAGAAGATACCAACGAAGAAGAAGTATACCGGCTACTATTTCGTGCTATCGATAAATTGCCAACACGCTGCCGGGAAATATTCCTATTGCACATGGATGGAAAAAAGAATGAAGAAATAGCTACTGCACTAGGAATTTCGATCGAAACAGTAAAGACACAAAAGAAAAGAGCTATACAATCTATCAAAGAACAGATGGGCACATGCTACTTCTTGCTCCACTTATGTGACATTTTGTATAGTTCGAAGTTTTTTTCGTAA
- a CDS encoding FecR family protein, with amino-acid sequence MKIKSGTEELIAKYLFGDITEHEKKQLDNWIKTSPQHEELFNRLRTSTSFRKRYEAYTHINSHQAWKHFKKKYCQVSVTSILLKYAAILILPIIITAGGWYFYTASEKQISDNPALGDAIQPGIPKATLILAGNDKQSLTPTYPTPVKVNHSTTAIAQNGALIYPSTPNTNIDIPQKQQPETVEKNTLTTEQGNEFRVTFEDGTTVHLNYNTEIRYPVKFNKSKRMVYLKGEAYFKIAKDARPFYVVTDQGIIKQYGTEFNVNTFTPGRTEVALVKGSISIILQESTQEQLIEPGQLAHIEQEGNNISIYNVDLTPYIAWNEGRLIFENRTLENIVEILEHWYNVNISFSTSELKQLRFTGNMDRYATISPILKAIARTTNLQIEIEGREILITDN; translated from the coding sequence ATGAAAATTAAATCTGGTACAGAGGAATTAATAGCCAAATATCTCTTCGGTGATATTACAGAGCACGAAAAAAAACAACTTGACAATTGGATCAAAACCTCTCCACAACACGAAGAGCTTTTCAACCGTTTACGAACAAGCACATCATTTCGTAAGCGCTACGAAGCATATACACACATTAACTCACATCAGGCATGGAAACATTTCAAAAAGAAATATTGCCAAGTATCAGTCACATCAATTCTCCTAAAATATGCAGCTATTTTAATATTACCTATAATAATAACAGCAGGAGGATGGTACTTTTATACTGCTTCTGAAAAACAAATATCTGACAATCCAGCCTTAGGAGATGCCATACAGCCAGGAATTCCTAAAGCTACATTAATTTTAGCCGGGAATGACAAGCAATCACTTACCCCAACATATCCTACACCAGTTAAAGTTAATCATTCCACAACTGCTATAGCTCAAAATGGTGCGCTCATCTATCCATCAACACCCAATACAAATATAGATATACCTCAAAAACAGCAGCCTGAAACGGTAGAAAAAAACACATTAACAACCGAACAGGGAAACGAATTCAGAGTAACCTTTGAAGATGGAACAACCGTACACCTCAATTATAATACAGAAATACGGTATCCTGTAAAGTTTAACAAGTCTAAACGCATGGTTTACCTAAAGGGGGAAGCCTATTTTAAAATAGCCAAAGATGCTCGTCCTTTCTACGTTGTCACTGACCAAGGAATAATCAAACAGTATGGTACAGAATTTAATGTTAATACATTCACCCCTGGACGAACAGAAGTCGCATTAGTGAAAGGGAGTATCAGTATTATTCTTCAAGAAAGTACACAAGAACAACTCATAGAGCCGGGCCAACTGGCACACATTGAACAGGAAGGTAACAATATATCTATATACAATGTAGATCTCACTCCCTACATAGCATGGAATGAAGGACGACTTATTTTCGAGAATCGTACTTTAGAAAATATTGTCGAAATTCTAGAACATTGGTATAATGTTAATATTTCTTTTAGCACTTCCGAGCTTAAACAACTGCGATTTACCGGTAATATGGATCGTTATGCCACAATCAGCCCGATATTAAAAGCAATAGCACGTACTACGAATTTACAAATAGAAATAGAAGGAAGAGAGATTTTAATCACAGACAATTAA
- a CDS encoding SusC/RagA family TonB-linked outer membrane protein — MRKTKSRERIRILSLVVVLSLLPTVLFAIPESGKKVTLNLESVTVKDFFEALRQQTGLSFVYNTEQTKSLKPITIHVKDETVDNVLRTVLNGTGLTYSMERDIVTISKVEQQGDKRSATGIVSDEEGYPLPGVNVVISDLQRFAITDNNGKYNIEIPTNTACTITFSYIGMSTQQVMINSGRNDVRKNITLKSDTKLDEVIVTGIYTRKAESFTGAATTISSKDLMRVGNQNVFQSLKNLDPTIYIADNFDMGSNPNSVPDMSMRGTSSFPTTESSSLRSNYQNQPNQPLFILDGFETTAETVMDMDMNRIESITILKDASAKALYGSKAANGVIVIETKRLAGNEQRITYNGSLSFEMPDLTSYDLCNALEKLEAERLDGVYRSSSTNTQIQLDQLYNGRRKLALEGLDTYWLSKPLHTGIGHKHNLNIELGDSQNLRAILDLTYNQITGVMKGSDRRNISGDINLSYRHNKLLLKNILSIISNKSNESPYGEFSEYSRMNPYWQATDENGNIVQWVEQIGSTSTKVANPMYNSIIGTCFTSSYLQFTNNFYAEWQVDKNWKATARIGVSEKRNDMDDFYPASHSIFANVNDILKRGKYIMENGKSSSISGDLNINYNNQFGKHTIFGNAGAFISGEKSSAYRHTAEGFPNNQKADISFAKQYAENSTPTGYSTINREASFLLAASYDYDNRYLADATVRESASSLYGSDNRWANSWSFGIGWNLHNEAILKGVGWIKQLKLRASIGLTGNQNFDTNAAIATYNYYTGVVYGGLAGKFTGAYLASMPNSKLKWEQKKDHNIGIDMRVAGLSLSVDYYSADTKNMLTDVTIPTSTGFAIVKDNLGLVRNSGVEAKANYTIWQGKEGFVNVYGTFAYNRNKIIRLSESMRAYNEKMMKQAEDNNTSAPVLMYQDGLSMKTIWAVPSAGIDPQTGQETYIKKDGTYTYTYSANDMVAAGNSDPKYRGTGGFTAEYKGIGLSATISYLAGCQMYNSTLVSRVENANIAYNVDRRLLIGRWTTPGQVTPYKKFNSKTTTRATTRFVQDRRELSLSSISAYYEFPSSIYKKLSMQRLRLSFYLNDIVTFSSIKIERGLNYPFARNMSFSLTATL; from the coding sequence ATGAGAAAGACAAAAAGTAGAGAAAGAATCCGAATACTTTCTCTGGTAGTAGTATTATCACTATTACCCACAGTGCTGTTTGCCATTCCAGAAAGTGGCAAAAAAGTAACTTTAAATCTGGAATCTGTCACTGTCAAAGATTTTTTTGAAGCTTTAAGACAACAAACCGGATTAAGCTTTGTCTACAATACAGAACAGACAAAGTCACTGAAACCCATCACTATCCATGTAAAAGATGAAACAGTGGATAACGTACTACGTACTGTGCTTAATGGTACAGGACTTACTTATAGTATGGAAAGAGATATTGTTACCATCTCTAAAGTGGAACAACAAGGGGATAAACGTTCCGCAACCGGTATTGTATCAGATGAAGAAGGATACCCCCTGCCTGGTGTTAATGTTGTGATTAGTGATCTTCAACGATTTGCCATAACCGACAACAATGGTAAATATAATATAGAGATTCCAACTAATACCGCATGTACTATCACCTTTTCATATATCGGTATGTCCACTCAGCAAGTAATGATTAATAGCGGTCGGAATGATGTACGAAAAAATATTACTCTAAAAAGTGATACCAAATTAGATGAGGTTATCGTTACTGGAATTTATACTCGTAAAGCGGAAAGTTTTACTGGAGCAGCAACTACTATTTCGAGCAAAGATCTGATGCGTGTCGGAAACCAGAATGTGTTCCAAAGTTTGAAAAATCTGGATCCTACAATATACATTGCAGATAATTTTGATATGGGCTCCAATCCCAATAGTGTTCCGGATATGTCAATGCGTGGAACTTCCAGTTTTCCAACGACAGAAAGCAGTTCTTTGCGCAGCAACTATCAAAATCAACCTAATCAACCCTTATTCATTCTTGATGGTTTTGAAACAACTGCCGAAACTGTGATGGATATGGATATGAATCGCATTGAAAGTATCACAATCTTAAAAGATGCCTCTGCTAAAGCATTATATGGATCAAAAGCAGCCAATGGCGTTATTGTAATTGAAACCAAACGGTTGGCAGGAAATGAACAACGCATCACTTATAATGGAAGTCTTTCGTTTGAAATGCCTGATTTAACAAGCTATGATTTATGCAATGCACTGGAAAAACTTGAAGCAGAACGTTTAGACGGAGTATATAGAAGTAGTAGCACCAATACACAAATCCAATTAGATCAATTATATAATGGACGACGAAAACTTGCATTAGAAGGATTAGATACATACTGGTTATCCAAGCCACTTCACACTGGCATAGGACATAAACATAACCTAAATATAGAATTAGGCGATTCCCAAAATTTACGTGCAATCTTAGACCTTACTTATAATCAGATTACTGGGGTTATGAAGGGATCTGACCGCCGCAATATATCGGGTGATATAAATTTATCATACAGACATAACAAACTATTACTAAAGAATATCCTATCAATCATATCTAACAAAAGTAATGAGTCCCCCTATGGAGAATTTAGCGAATATTCCAGAATGAATCCATATTGGCAAGCAACTGATGAAAATGGGAATATAGTTCAATGGGTAGAACAAATTGGCTCAACATCAACCAAAGTAGCTAACCCTATGTATAATTCTATTATCGGAACCTGCTTTACTTCCAGTTATTTACAATTCACCAATAATTTTTATGCAGAATGGCAAGTTGATAAAAATTGGAAAGCAACAGCACGTATAGGAGTCTCTGAAAAACGAAATGATATGGATGATTTCTATCCCGCCTCACATTCCATTTTTGCAAATGTTAATGATATACTTAAGCGTGGTAAGTATATTATGGAAAATGGTAAATCCAGTTCTATTTCCGGAGACTTGAATATAAACTATAATAATCAATTTGGTAAACATACTATCTTTGGAAATGCCGGTGCCTTTATCTCCGGAGAAAAATCATCGGCATATCGACACACGGCAGAAGGTTTCCCCAATAATCAGAAGGCAGATATTTCATTCGCAAAACAATATGCAGAAAACAGTACCCCTACTGGTTATTCCACAATTAACCGTGAAGCCAGCTTCCTATTAGCCGCTTCGTATGATTATGACAATCGTTATTTAGCCGATGCAACTGTGCGGGAAAGTGCATCTTCCTTATACGGTTCAGATAACCGTTGGGCCAATAGCTGGTCTTTTGGTATTGGATGGAACCTGCACAATGAAGCCATCTTGAAAGGTGTTGGATGGATTAAACAGTTAAAACTTCGGGCCTCAATTGGTTTGACTGGAAATCAAAACTTTGATACCAACGCAGCAATTGCTACATATAATTATTACACAGGCGTCGTATATGGAGGCTTAGCTGGCAAATTTACAGGAGCTTATTTAGCTTCCATGCCTAACTCCAAATTAAAATGGGAACAGAAAAAGGATCATAATATAGGAATCGATATGAGAGTTGCCGGATTATCCCTTTCTGTTGACTATTACTCAGCAGATACCAAAAATATGTTAACCGATGTAACAATCCCAACTTCTACAGGATTCGCAATAGTAAAAGATAATTTAGGATTGGTACGTAATTCTGGAGTTGAAGCTAAAGCTAATTATACAATATGGCAAGGAAAAGAAGGTTTTGTAAATGTATATGGAACATTTGCCTATAACCGAAATAAAATAATTCGTTTGTCAGAGAGTATGCGGGCTTATAATGAAAAAATGATGAAACAAGCAGAAGATAATAATACCTCTGCACCTGTATTAATGTATCAAGACGGATTATCTATGAAAACAATATGGGCAGTCCCTTCAGCCGGTATTGATCCGCAAACCGGACAGGAAACATACATTAAAAAAGATGGTACCTACACTTATACTTATTCAGCCAATGATATGGTCGCTGCTGGTAACTCCGATCCTAAGTATCGTGGTACAGGCGGTTTCACAGCCGAGTATAAAGGTATCGGATTAAGCGCTACTATAAGTTATCTTGCTGGTTGTCAAATGTATAATTCAACCCTCGTCAGTCGGGTGGAAAATGCAAATATTGCTTACAATGTGGATCGCCGATTGCTAATTGGTCGTTGGACTACTCCCGGACAAGTAACACCATACAAGAAATTTAACTCTAAAACAACCACACGTGCTACCACTCGCTTTGTACAGGATCGACGTGAATTATCACTCTCTTCCATCAGTGCATATTATGAGTTTCCCAGTTCCATTTATAAGAAATTAAGTATGCAACGCCTGCGTTTATCATTCTATTTAAATGATATTGTAACGTTCTCTTCTATAAAAATAGAACGAGGTTTAAATTATCCTTTCGCAAGAAATATGTCGTTCTCATTAACAGCCACTCTCTAA
- a CDS encoding RagB/SusD family nutrient uptake outer membrane protein, which produces MKKYILILLTSVVTLSSCSDWFDVTSGSEIREKDHYSTLAGFQQSLIGCYISMTDNALYGKELSWYAIEILGHQFNPVTSNSSNSREMQEYEKFNYDHTQIFSDIENIWAKAYSVITNANEALTNMEGQEASLNEVYYHVIKGELLAIRAYMHFDLLRLYGYGDWKNRSAELNSKKTIPYVTTLSSIPTPQRTGKETLQMIINDLEAAEKFLKEYDPITKKHPASYYTSIDADGFFKDRTLRLNYYAVKALEARVYLWEGSKESIDKALNAAEEIIKAIGDNGIVMDDMYTYSYLLPEISQSNRSLASEALFSLDVSDVTSKITSYIIPNFVNTDYTAMYISPTDVESIYEGINSDVRFTRMLDQTQGDSRGYVPMKIHQASLDAFNKNRLSLIRLPEIFYIAAECYATSATPNLDMALQRLNKIRENRGISTPLENLNADQIIKEIQKEYHKEFISEGVMFYYYKRTGCKSIPNYSEEMTDTQYLLPYPTFEIQSGRVQ; this is translated from the coding sequence ATGAAAAAATACATATTAATCCTATTAACGTCCGTAGTAACATTATCCTCTTGCAGCGACTGGTTCGATGTTACTTCAGGGTCTGAAATTCGAGAAAAAGATCATTATAGCACTTTAGCCGGATTCCAACAATCTTTAATAGGTTGTTATATTAGCATGACAGACAATGCCCTTTATGGTAAAGAATTATCCTGGTATGCAATTGAAATATTAGGTCATCAATTTAATCCTGTGACTTCCAATTCAAGTAATAGTAGAGAAATGCAAGAATATGAAAAATTCAATTACGACCACACACAAATATTCTCGGACATCGAAAATATCTGGGCTAAAGCATATTCTGTAATAACCAATGCCAATGAAGCATTAACTAATATGGAAGGACAGGAGGCAAGTCTGAATGAAGTCTATTATCATGTTATCAAAGGAGAACTTCTTGCCATTCGTGCGTATATGCATTTTGATCTGTTGCGCCTGTATGGATATGGCGATTGGAAAAACCGTTCCGCAGAATTAAATTCTAAGAAAACGATTCCATATGTAACAACCTTATCATCGATACCAACTCCTCAACGTACAGGAAAGGAGACACTTCAAATGATTATCAACGATTTGGAAGCAGCAGAAAAATTTTTGAAAGAATACGACCCTATCACAAAAAAACATCCGGCTTCTTATTACACAAGTATAGATGCAGATGGTTTCTTTAAAGATAGAACTTTACGACTCAATTATTATGCAGTCAAAGCACTGGAAGCACGTGTATATTTATGGGAAGGCAGTAAAGAAAGCATAGACAAAGCTTTAAATGCCGCTGAAGAAATAATCAAAGCGATCGGTGATAATGGGATTGTTATGGACGATATGTATACTTACTCCTACCTGTTACCGGAAATTTCTCAATCCAACCGTTCTTTAGCATCCGAAGCTTTATTTAGCCTAGATGTTTCAGACGTTACATCCAAAATAACCTCATATATAATCCCCAACTTCGTCAACACAGACTATACGGCTATGTATATATCTCCGACAGATGTTGAAAGTATATATGAAGGCATAAATTCAGATGTTCGTTTCACACGAATGTTGGATCAAACCCAAGGTGATTCCAGAGGATATGTCCCTATGAAAATTCATCAAGCAAGCTTGGATGCATTCAATAAGAACCGCTTGTCTCTAATACGCTTGCCTGAAATATTCTATATTGCTGCAGAATGCTATGCAACAAGTGCAACCCCAAATCTTGACATGGCATTACAAAGGCTAAATAAGATTCGCGAAAACAGAGGTATCAGCACCCCTCTTGAAAATCTAAATGCAGATCAAATCATAAAAGAAATACAAAAAGAATATCACAAAGAATTCATTTCCGAAGGTGTCATGTTCTATTACTATAAGCGAACAGGCTGTAAATCCATTCCTAATTATAGTGAAGAGATGACAGATACGCAATATTTATTGCCTTATCCTACCTTCGAAATACAATCCGGTCGTGTACAATAA
- a CDS encoding DUF4843 domain-containing protein — MKKIVIKSVLAISCFSLCLISCGKEEIPYFDSQYNAVRFNSTNEYDAETDIFKGNYSFLENPFDEYGEYELPLVLVGNVSAEDRTVNYVINVEETTAPENSYEITAAVIPANSLKGTIKIRLFNTDEIQNGASYKLYIQLKESSTLGLGPKEYITATLSWNSNIIAPPATERYLWMTYNSLIKSSLAPTSSSTTAYSSNALKTIVTALDWDDWDDMTAHPDQPQRPTYFTYKYLANYRLFVTDKSYEAYAAKLADYLKKYQKEHPDAPLVHNEGNLKGQIIEARTY, encoded by the coding sequence ATGAAAAAAATAGTTATAAAATCAGTCTTAGCGATAAGCTGTTTCTCTTTATGCCTCATTAGTTGCGGCAAGGAAGAAATACCATATTTTGACAGTCAATATAATGCTGTCAGATTCAATTCTACGAATGAGTACGATGCAGAAACGGACATATTTAAAGGGAATTATTCTTTTCTGGAGAATCCCTTTGATGAATATGGTGAATATGAATTGCCTTTAGTTCTGGTCGGAAATGTATCGGCAGAAGACCGTACTGTGAATTATGTAATCAATGTGGAGGAAACCACCGCCCCCGAAAACAGTTATGAAATAACTGCTGCAGTGATTCCCGCAAATAGTTTAAAAGGAACAATAAAAATAAGGCTGTTTAATACTGATGAAATACAAAATGGAGCATCATATAAACTTTATATCCAGCTAAAGGAGTCATCAACTCTAGGGTTAGGACCTAAAGAATATATCACAGCAACGTTAAGTTGGAACAGCAATATCATTGCCCCTCCGGCAACTGAACGATATTTATGGATGACATATAATTCACTAATAAAATCATCTCTAGCTCCAACCTCTTCTTCTACAACGGCTTATAGTTCCAATGCTTTAAAAACAATTGTAACAGCTTTAGACTGGGATGATTGGGACGATATGACTGCGCATCCTGACCAGCCACAGAGACCAACATATTTTACATATAAATATCTCGCCAATTATAGATTATTCGTAACCGACAAATCATATGAAGCTTATGCTGCAAAATTAGCGGATTATCTAAAAAAGTATCAGAAAGAACATCCCGATGCCCCCCTAGTTCATAACGAAGGTAATTTGAAAGGACAAATTATAGAAGCCAGAACATATTAA